The Pseudarthrobacter sulfonivorans genome includes a window with the following:
- a CDS encoding FAD-dependent oxidoreductase: MDYGTTDVVVIGAGQAGLSAAYHLQRRALDYRVLDAEEGPGGAWRHRWKSLVMATVNGISDLPGIAKPDVDPTEPSSEFLSRYFAGYERDLGIEVLRPVKVTSVAREDADPAGRLRISTDSGDWSAKAVINATGTWTRPFWPIYPGRATFRGRQLHVADYVSAEEFRGLHVIVVGGGISAVGLLDEVSQVTSTSWFTRREPDWRDAAFDAQAGHNAVALVEERVRQGLPPQSVVAVTGLIWTPSLRAAAQRGALDRRPMFTAIEPDGVRLADGGLLRADVILWATGFRAELEHLAPLHLRGPGGGIAMEGTQVAAEPRVHLVGYGPSSSTIGANRAGRAAVSAILKLPALASTASTTSK, encoded by the coding sequence ATGGACTACGGAACCACCGACGTTGTGGTCATCGGCGCGGGCCAGGCGGGACTCTCCGCCGCCTACCACCTGCAGCGCCGGGCGCTGGACTACAGGGTCCTCGACGCGGAGGAAGGTCCGGGCGGCGCCTGGCGCCACCGCTGGAAGAGCCTGGTCATGGCCACGGTCAACGGCATCAGTGACCTTCCCGGCATCGCGAAGCCTGACGTGGATCCCACGGAACCCAGCTCGGAGTTCCTAAGCCGGTACTTCGCCGGCTACGAGCGGGACCTCGGAATTGAGGTCCTGCGCCCGGTCAAGGTCACCTCGGTCGCAAGGGAAGACGCCGATCCGGCGGGGCGCCTGCGGATCAGCACCGACAGCGGCGACTGGTCAGCGAAGGCGGTCATCAACGCAACCGGTACGTGGACCCGGCCGTTCTGGCCCATCTACCCGGGCCGGGCCACGTTCCGGGGCCGGCAACTGCACGTGGCCGATTACGTCTCCGCCGAGGAGTTCCGCGGCCTGCACGTCATCGTGGTGGGAGGCGGAATTTCCGCCGTCGGGCTGTTGGACGAGGTCTCGCAGGTGACCAGCACCAGCTGGTTCACCCGGCGGGAACCGGACTGGCGTGACGCCGCGTTCGACGCCCAGGCCGGCCACAACGCCGTCGCCCTCGTGGAGGAGCGCGTGCGGCAGGGACTGCCGCCGCAAAGCGTGGTGGCCGTGACCGGCCTCATCTGGACGCCCTCGTTGAGGGCGGCAGCGCAACGGGGTGCGCTGGACCGTCGCCCCATGTTCACCGCCATAGAGCCCGACGGCGTCCGGCTCGCCGACGGGGGCTTGCTCCGTGCCGACGTCATCCTGTGGGCCACCGGATTCCGTGCCGAGCTCGAACATCTGGCGCCGCTGCATCTGCGGGGACCCGGCGGCGGCATCGCCATGGAAGGGACCCAGGTGGCAGCTGAACCGCGCGTCCATCTGGTGGGGTACGGGCCGTCGTCGTCCACCATCGGCGCCAACAGGGCGGGCCGGGCGGCCGTCTCCGCCATCCTCAAACTGCCCGCGCTTGCATCAACCGCATCAACAACCAGTAAATGA
- a CDS encoding class I SAM-dependent methyltransferase, which translates to MAQNNLEDIFGTLRRHPDVEAPNLQAWDATDRLLLEAAAGRMEPGTRLAVIGDRYGALTLGALGTLGVSRVRVHEDLITGERALRNNAAALGLAAADPGAIDATGFEQLPLGEELLSGAELVLLQLPRTLAELEEIAAAVARYAAPDVVLLAGGRIKHMSLGMNVVLERHFETVQPQLARQKSRIILASGARQTETHEWSPAVERLAELDLDVAAHGAVFAGAKLDIGTRFLLTFLPEMPEAGHAIDLGCGTGILAAMYARQNPASRVTATDRSAAAVASARATAQANGLEERITALQDDAMSTLPAGSADLVLLNPPFHLGASVHAGAGIKLFEAAARVLAPGGELWTVFNRHLQYLPALERLVGPTTVRGGNPKFTVAVSTRRP; encoded by the coding sequence GTGGCACAGAACAATCTTGAGGACATCTTCGGCACGCTCCGGCGCCACCCGGATGTCGAAGCCCCGAACCTCCAGGCCTGGGACGCCACGGACCGGCTGCTGCTCGAAGCCGCCGCAGGGCGCATGGAACCGGGTACCCGGCTGGCAGTGATCGGCGACCGCTACGGTGCTCTCACCCTCGGTGCGCTTGGCACTCTGGGGGTCAGCCGGGTCCGTGTGCACGAGGATCTCATCACTGGGGAGCGCGCCCTGCGGAACAACGCTGCGGCTCTGGGGCTCGCAGCGGCGGATCCCGGAGCCATTGACGCCACTGGGTTCGAACAATTGCCGCTGGGGGAGGAGCTGCTGTCCGGCGCGGAGCTGGTGCTGCTTCAACTGCCGCGGACGCTGGCGGAGCTTGAGGAAATCGCAGCCGCCGTGGCGCGTTATGCCGCCCCTGACGTGGTGCTGCTCGCCGGCGGGCGGATCAAACACATGTCCCTGGGAATGAACGTGGTCCTGGAACGCCACTTCGAGACGGTCCAGCCGCAGCTGGCACGGCAGAAGTCCCGGATCATCCTGGCCAGCGGCGCCCGGCAAACTGAGACGCACGAGTGGAGTCCCGCCGTCGAACGCCTTGCCGAGCTGGACCTGGACGTTGCTGCGCACGGTGCCGTCTTTGCTGGAGCGAAACTGGACATCGGGACCAGGTTCCTCCTGACCTTCCTGCCGGAGATGCCTGAAGCCGGGCACGCCATCGATCTGGGCTGTGGCACCGGCATCCTCGCCGCCATGTACGCCCGCCAGAACCCGGCGTCAAGGGTCACGGCCACGGACCGGTCCGCCGCCGCCGTCGCGTCCGCCCGGGCCACGGCGCAGGCCAACGGCCTCGAGGAACGGATTACCGCCCTCCAGGATGACGCCATGAGCACCCTCCCGGCCGGAAGCGCCGACCTGGTCCTGCTGAATCCACCCTTCCACCTGGGCGCCAGTGTGCATGCCGGAGCGGGCATCAAACTGTTCGAGGCGGCAGCCAGGGTCCTGGCGCCGGGCGGTGAGCTGTGGACGGTGTTCAACCGGCACCTGCAGTACCTCCCGGCGCTGGAGCGGCTGGTGGGTCCCACCACTGTGAGGGGCGGCAATCCAAAGTTCACGGTGGCGGTCAGCACCCGGCGGCCATAG
- a CDS encoding ROK family transcriptional regulator, whose product MGDFNLTVILDAIRRSSGGLSRVELAQIVGLSPQTISNISRRLLDQHLIVEAGKEGSGPGKPRTMLRLNPGGMYAIGVHLDPAVTTFVVLDLVGAVVQHSRIKTPGGNDPAAVMSTMATEIEQLVAESGVDTSRIAGLGLAAPGPIDLDNGTVVDPPLLPGWDRVELRDALAKATGYSVLVDKDVTSAAVAETWAGGPSGSGSFIFMYMGTGIGCGIVLNDEVVRGTSGNAGEIGHIVVDPDGPVCDCGLRGCVKSSAIPQVLVAEAVAAGILDGSGKHTSGAEVQQSFSQLCDLADAGDAKALAIIDKSAVLVARAVSVVTNTLDVERVVFGGPFWSRIADRYLEKIPALVDTNSAARLIHTIEVVGTGVGEDVGAVGAACLVLEHTLAPRAQRLLLEV is encoded by the coding sequence ATGGGGGACTTCAACCTCACGGTCATCCTGGATGCCATCCGCCGGTCATCCGGGGGGCTCAGCCGCGTGGAGCTCGCCCAGATTGTGGGCCTCTCGCCGCAGACCATCTCCAACATCTCCCGCCGCCTGCTGGACCAGCACCTGATCGTCGAAGCCGGCAAGGAAGGCAGCGGCCCCGGCAAACCGCGCACCATGCTTCGCCTCAACCCGGGCGGAATGTATGCCATCGGCGTCCACCTGGACCCCGCCGTCACCACGTTCGTGGTCCTCGATCTTGTGGGCGCCGTTGTACAGCATTCACGGATTAAGACACCCGGCGGGAATGATCCTGCCGCCGTTATGTCCACCATGGCCACCGAGATCGAGCAGCTCGTTGCCGAGTCCGGCGTGGACACCAGCCGGATCGCCGGCCTGGGCCTGGCCGCTCCGGGACCCATCGATCTGGACAACGGCACCGTGGTGGACCCGCCGCTGCTGCCGGGCTGGGACCGTGTGGAACTTCGGGACGCCCTGGCCAAAGCCACCGGCTATTCCGTCCTGGTGGATAAGGACGTCACCAGCGCCGCCGTCGCCGAGACATGGGCCGGCGGGCCCAGCGGCTCGGGCAGTTTCATCTTTATGTACATGGGCACCGGTATCGGCTGCGGCATCGTCCTCAACGATGAGGTGGTCCGTGGAACGTCAGGAAACGCCGGCGAGATCGGCCACATCGTGGTGGACCCCGATGGCCCGGTCTGCGACTGCGGACTGCGCGGCTGCGTGAAGTCCTCAGCCATCCCGCAGGTGCTCGTGGCGGAGGCCGTTGCCGCCGGCATCCTGGACGGCTCCGGCAAGCACACCAGCGGAGCCGAAGTGCAGCAAAGCTTCTCCCAGCTGTGCGACCTTGCCGATGCAGGCGACGCCAAGGCCCTGGCGATCATCGACAAGTCAGCGGTGTTGGTGGCCCGGGCCGTCTCCGTGGTCACCAACACGCTGGATGTGGAGCGGGTTGTGTTCGGCGGGCCCTTCTGGAGCCGGATCGCCGACCGCTACCTGGAGAAGATCCCGGCGCTCGTGGACACCAACAGTGCGGCCCGCCTGATCCACACCATCGAGGTTGTCGGCACGGGAGTGGGTGAGGACGTCGGCGCCGTTGGAGCTGCCTGCCTGGTCCTGGAGCATACACTGGCGCCCCGGGCGCAGCGGCTTCTCCTGGAAGTCTGA